TATTTAAAGGTATTAATCGTATAACCCAAAACACTGGGTATAGTATTCTTATTATTAATATCAAAGAGAATTTGGAAAATATCAGATCAGATTTTATTGATAAAAAAAAGATTGACGGTCTTATAATTGGCAATCAACCAGAAGATACGAAAATCTTTAGAAATATAATTAATGCTAAATTACCTGTTGTTTATATAGGGCAATTAAAAAAATACAATAAAGGTCTTCATGTATATGCTCAATATAGTCAATATGTCAAAAATGTTATAGAATATCTATATAACAAGAATCATAGACATATAGCATATTTTGGTGCAAAAAAAGAAGATGAAATAAAAAAACTTATTAAACATAATGATGATATTACTTTAGAATATTATAATTTATTATTCAATAATAAACATCTACGTGAAACTATATTAGAATTATTTAATAAAAAAGAACGACCTACAGCTCTATTTTATGAAGAACTATCTGGTATACAACCCGTTATAAGTATACTCAATGAATTAAATATACGTGTACCTGAAGATATTTCTATTGTATCTGTTGAACATAAAAAAGGATTAGGAAACAATTTCTATCCACCCATTACAAATGTTTATGTACCTGTATATGAAATGGGAAAAAGAGCTACAAAAATATTAATTGATTATATTGAAGGTAATATAACTGAATATAATCATCAATTTGATCTTGAATCAATCATCATTGAAAGAAATAGTGTAATTCAGATCTAAAAAAGAGCAATTCTCTTATAAAGCTCTTTTTTTAGTACTAACTAAAAAAATTAATCCCAAAAGTTTATACCCTTTAGGATTAATTATTAATAAGATGTTTTACAGTAGAAAGCTACTGATTTATACCAGTAGCTATACCAAGGAGTAGAAATATTATTTACTGTACTTATTTTTCTTGTCTTGCATATTATTTTCATACATGTTGTTTTCCATATTGTTGTTATTCATGTTGTTGTTATCCATGTTGTTGTTATCCATGTTGTCCATATTGTTGTTGTACATATTATTTTCCATGTTGTCATTTCTCATACAGTTATTATTGTTATCCATGTTGTCCATATTATTCTCCATGTTGTTATTCATGTTTCTTGATTTATTTCTCTTTGCCATTTATAGACCTCCTTTTAAATTTACATCTTACAGTTATATTATTTGTTATTAGTTTTATTTTATACATATAAAAATAAGTTTTATTTTCATCTTTTATTAAAAAAAGGAAAAACTTGTCAAAAATATATTTGTTTAAAATTTAAAATTTGATATAATAATCTAGAATAAACTTTTAAAATATTTACTGGAAAGAGGTTTATTGATTATGGAATATAAAATAAACAGAATAAGTATCCATGATGTTGAAATAGGTATGGAACTTGCTAATGATGTCCTAACATCTAATGGCTTAATACTTATACCAACTAATACTGTTATTACTCAAAACAATATCTTTAAAATGAATTTATATCAAATATTAAGTGTAGATATTAAAAAATATATTACACCAAAAGAAAATAATATTGATACTGATGTCGAAGATAGAGATTTCACTCAAAAATTTTTAGAATTCAAAACCAACTACGATAACAATAAACAAAAATTAACTAAACAATTAAACCAAATCAGTGAAGGTGGAAATGTTAATATAAAAGATTTGTTTAGAATAAGTAATGATTTAATGAAAGCTCTAAAAAACAAAAGTGAACTATTCAATTATCTTAATCATTTAAGAAGTATAGATGAATATACATATTCCCATTCATTGAATGTGTCTATGCTTTGCAATATATTTGGGCAATGGCTTCATCTTGATAGGCAGCATATAGAAAATTTGACTGTTGCTGGACTTCTTCATGATATAGGAAAATTATCAATTGATGTCAAAATCATTAATAAACCTGGAAAATTGACTGAAGATGAATTTGCTATCATAGAAAAACATCCTGAAATAGGTTATGATATCGTTAAAAACCTAGATTACCCTGAAGAAATAAAAATGGGCATATTAATGCATCATGAAAAAATTGATGGTTCAGGGTATCCATTACATCTAAAAGATACACAGATACATGAATATGGTAAAATAATTGCTATTGCTGATATTTATGACGCTATGACATCTGTTCGTTCCTATCATAAAAAAACTTCACCATTTAAGGTTATTAGACTATTTGAAAGAGAATCTTATGGTTTGCTGGATACTAAATTTTTATTCGTGTTCTTAGAACACATTGCTTATAATTATCTACATAGAACTGTCAGATTATCTAATGGAGAAGTTGGTAAGATCATTTTCATTCATAAAACTACTCCATCAAAACCTATTGTTGATGTAGGAACTGCTATAATAGATATGCAAGATGAAACAGATTTAGATATCGAGGAAATAATGTAAGGTAATTCCTTTAAAATACACCATTTATTATATGAATACTTCTTATAAAACATTTTTTTATTATTTTTTTAATAGAAATTTAATTTTTTTGTTGAAATTATATAAAATATATACTATAATGTGAATATATGATTGTGTTGTTTACCCTTCTTTTTAAGGAGCGATACATATCATATACACTATATAACCCCTTATTAATTATTTATACTCCCCTCATCAAAATAACCACATGGTAACATGTGGTTATTTTATTGCACTAAATTCCTTAAAATACCTGTATTTCCTTTATATATATAATCTTCAACTTAAAATATTATATTAATTATACATTGAGGTAATTAATAAATATACATTACCATTGCACTTAATAATTTTTTTATATTTAGTTAATCCTTTTTTTATTTAAGTAATATTTTTGTAATATTACCTATTCTTCCCATGCCATTGCTCTAGTAACTGCTTTTTTCCAACCTTTGTATTTCTCATCTCTTGTTTCACTGTCAATAGTTGGTTTAAATATTCTATTAATGTCTTTTTCCTTATTTAACTCATCTTTATCCCAAAAACCGACAGCTATCCCAGCTAAATATGCAGCACCTAAAGCAGTGGTCTCTATTACTCTTGGTCTCTCAACAACTACACCTAACATATCTGCTTGGAACTGTAATAGGAAATTATTAGCTGATGCTCCCCCATCTACTTTTAATCTTTCTAGACTTATTCCCGAATCCTCTACCATTGCATTAATTACATCTTTAGATTGATAACCTATAGATTCAAGTGTAGCTCTTATTATATGATTTCTATTAGTTCCTCTAGTTAAGCCTAGTATGGCACCTCTTGCATACATATCCCAATAAGGAGCTCCCAATCCTGCAAATGCTGGTACAACATAAACACCTCCAGAATCTTTTTCTTTCATAGCAAAATACTCACTTTCATCAGATGAGAATATTAATCTCATTTCATCTCTTAACCATTGAATTGAAGCACCAGCAATAAAAATACTACCTTCTAAAGCATATTCCACTCTACCATCTATTCCCCAAGCAATAGTTGTCAACAACCCATTCTTAGAGTTGATTATCTTATCACCAGTATTCATTAAAATAAAACTACCGGTTCCATATGTATTTTTCACCATTCCTGGCTTAAAACAGCCTTGACCGAATAACGCTGCCTGTTGGTCTCCTGCTGCTCCTGCAATAGGTATTCGAGCCCCTCCTAAAGTTTTTTCATGTGTATATCCATATATACTGCTAGATGGTTTTACTTTTGGCATCATTGAAAGAGGAATTTCCAACTCATCAAGTATCTTTTTATCCCAATCAAGTTCTTTAATATTAAACAGCATAGTCCTAGATGCATTGGAATACTCTGTAACATGAACTTCTCCTCTTGTCATATTCCAGATCAACCATGTATCCATAGTTCCAAAAAGCAATTCTCCTTTTTCAGCTTTATCTCTTGCACCTTCTACATTATCTAGAATCCATTTGATTTTAGTTCCTGAGAAATATGCATCTATTATTAGTCCTGTATTTTCTTTAATGTAATCTTCTAATCCTCTATTCTTAAGATCCTCACATATATCTGCAGTTTGTCTTGATTGCCATACTATAGCATTATATATGGGTTTACCAGTATTTTTATCCCAAACAACTGTAGTTTCTCTTTGATTAGTTATACCTATGGCTACAACTTCATTAACATTTACCCCTGCTGTCTCCAAAACTTCTCTCATTACTCCACTTTGAGTACCCCATATCTCCATTGCATCATGTTCCACCCAACCTGGCTTTGGATAGATTTGACTAAATTCCTTCTGAGCTATCTCTACTATATCTCCATTTCTATTAAATAGTATTGCTCTACAACTAGTCGTTCCTTGGTCAAGTGCCATTATATATTTCTTCTCCATAAAAAAACCTCCTAATAATTTTGCTATATATTTTTTCTAAGATGCTCATTATATAGTTATTTTTATTTTAAGTAATATTTACTTAAATATCATATGAAATAATTCAACAAACCAACTGCATCTTTCTTGTAAATATTATACTATATTAACAAATTATTTCATAGGTTTTTTAAGGTATATAGTTGACAACTTCTAATGAATATAATATATTATTACTATACTTTATTAGATATTTATCTAAACATTTAATGAAAGGCTTAAATATAACAGGAGTGATTTAATGAACGAAGTATTTAAAGCATTATCTGATCCTACAAGAAGGAAAATATTAGAATTTTTATATGAAAAGGATATGACTGCTGGTGATATCGCTGATTGTTTCAATATAAGTAAACCATCCATAAGCCATCATTTAAATATTTTAAAAAATTCAAAATTAGTTTTTACTGAACGACGAGGTCAAAAAATAATTTATTCATTGAATACGACATCATTTCAATCGATAATAAAATGGATATATGATTTTACTGGAAAGGACGATACTAAATGAAAAAAAATAGACTAGCACTCATCTTGTGTATCATATCATTCGTAGGTACTATTATTGCATATTTCTATTTGCCTGATGTGATTCCAATACATTGGGGCATTGATGGAAAAGTGGATAATACCGGTCCAAAATATATGTCAATCATATTAAGTTTAATACCTCTAGCTATTTATTTATTAATGAATACATTGCCTAGAATTGATCCGAAACGTGAAAACTATAGAAAACATTCTCGAGCTTATAATATTTTTTCATTTTATATTGTATTATTCTTGATTATAATCAACTGGCTAACAATTCTATTTGCATTAGGTGTGAAAATTGATATTGGATTATTAATTCCAATTCTAGTAGGTATTTTATTTATTATTATTGGCAATTATATGCCACAGTTTCGACATAACTATTTTATTGGCATAAGAACACCTTGGACTCTTGCAGATGACAACATTTGGAAGAAAACACATTTTTATGGTGGATATGTATTTATCATAATAGGTATATTAGTTATGTTAATGGGAATTATATCAAAACCATTTATGCTCTATCTCGGTATGATTATTTCAGTTATATTAATCCTTTCTTTATTTGTTTATTCTTATGTGATTTACAAAAAAACGATTACAAAATAAATTATCATATAAATATTTTAAAATAAATTTCTATTTTTTAACAATTAATAAAAGGAAAAAGGTTCTAGTAGCCTTTTTCCTTTTATCTATCAAAAATATTTTTTGTGGTTTTTTTTGTTTGTTTATTTAAAGTTTATTAGCATATATTATTTATATAGAAAAAAATTAAAAGGATGAATTAGATGACTGACATAATAAGCGAATCAGAACTAGAAACCAAACTTAATGAATTTAGGGATATACTTCTTAACTACGATTACTCTGAAATTGAAAATGTAATATTTTATGATATCAACTCATTAAATTATTATATTGAAAATAACAAAGGAAATCCTTTTGAAAAACAATACGATGCAATCGAAAAAATATTGAACAGTATTTATCAATACTTGCCATGTAGTCTGTCAGATGATACTATTAATGTAATATCTGAAATACTTAATGTTAAATACCAAGATGAAAGTCTCATGAAACAAAACGTGTTATTTAACGTTAAGCTGGAATTTATTGAAATGGTAAAAAATATAACTACAGAAGATGAATGGAATAGACTTGTTATTTCATGTAAAAAAATTAGAAATACGAAAGAAGAACTTGAAAGGAATGAAAAGAATTATGAGTATTTGGGGAGATAAACCCTATTATTCATTAAATTACTATTTAAGAGAATTATATGGTGAAAAAATATATAAAATTGCTATTGACGGAGGTTTTACATGTCCCAATAGAGATGGTAAGATCGGTACTAAGGGTTGTATTTTCTGCAGTGAAGGTGGCTCAGGAGACTTTGCTTCCTCCAAGACACTGTCAATATACGACCAAATAGAACAAGGGAAAAAAAGATTATCTTCCAAAAAAACAGGAAATAAATATATTGCTTACTTTCAAGCATATACTAATACTTATGCACCTGTAGATCGTTTAAAGGCACTTTTTAGCCAAGCAATTTCACATCCTGATATAATAGGTCTATCTATAGCTACAAGGCCAGATTGTTTAGATGATGATGTTGTAAAACTATTATCACACATTAACAAAAATAAAAAGGTATGGATTGAACTAGGTCTACAGACAATCCATACCTCTTCTGCAGCTTTCATACGAAGAGGTTATGACTTAAGTTGTTTTAATACTGCTGTAGAAAAGCTTAGTGATGCCGGACTAGAAACAATAGTACATCTTATATTAGGACTCCCAAATGAAACAAAAGAAGACATGCTACAATCAGTTAAATACATCTGTACTAAAAAAATACAGGGTGTTAAATTGCAACTGTTACATATTCTTAAAAATACAGGTCTAGCGGATTATTATGCTAAGAATAATTATGAAACATTAACTATGGATGAATATATGGATATATTAATATCATGTATAGAAATCATTCCCCCTAATATAGTTATACATCGTATAACTGGAGATGGACCTAAAAATTTATTGATAGCACCACGTTGGAGCAGTAACAAAAAAGTAGTACTAAATACAATTCTAAAAGAATTTAAAGCCCGTAACACATGGCAAGGAAAGAAATCAGATTATGTTTAACTTTATTAATATAAATTACCTACTTGTTTATTTTTGAATTTTAATATACAATAGTTGTTAATATATAAAGTGTATAAGTAGATAATAACCACTATATGTTGTGGTTACTACTTATATATTTATTATAAATTAGAACTGTTAAGGAGGTTTTTATGAAAGGTTCAAATCATGAATTAAGTGTAAACAAATTAATTATTCTCTATATGATTGATAAATTAGACATGCCTATGTCATATACTCAGATTTCAGAATTTTTATTAGCTCATGAATATATGAACTATTTTTCACTACAACAATATTTTTCTGAACTAGTTGAAACCAACTTATTAGTCACTAAAGTTATAGATCATTCAACTAGGTACTCAATTACAGAAAACGGTAAAAAAACATTAGAATATTTTGAAAATAGAATACCAGAAAGTATTTGTACTGAAATACTTAACTACCTAAAAGATAAAAAATTAGAATTGAAAGATGAATATGAAATAACAGCTGAATATTATCCCAAAAAAAACGGTGAATATATAGTTAATTGTGTAGCCAAAGAAAAAAAAGATTTATTATTGGATATTAAGATCAATGTAGTATCTAAAGATCATGCTCTTAAAATATGTGAAAATTGGAAAGAAAACACTCATACGATTTATGGGAAAATATTAGAAGAGTTGATTAAAGCGTAGCGGCATATACTTGTTTTTTCTTGCCTTACTCCTTAAGGATCGGTCTGCGAAAAAACAAGTATATGCCGCTTTCCCGGAAATAAAATTAAGTTACTTAGATGATAATGCTTACGGTACGTTATATCATTATGACTTGTCCCTATACCACTACAATTATATTTTAAGTTACTTCTATAATATAATTACAGCACATTATTTTTTACGTTAATTGTACTACGGAAGGAAGTAAAGGGGTATGTGTAGTCGCGAGCCATGGACGGCGAGCCCAGCTATTTAAACATGGACGTTTAATTTGCTAGCGTAACATACCCCTTTACTTCCTGACCGTCTTGCACGTTATATCGTTATAACTCCCTATACCATTACAATAAAATTTTAATATTAATTAGTTAATTATCGCTATCTATAATACTATCTAACATCTCCCACAATTCATCTTTCCCCTGTTTAGTAGTAGCTGAAAAAGGAACAATTCTATTACGGTCTTTTATATTAAAAGCTTTTTTTATTACACTTACGTGCTTATCTACTTGGCTTCTCTTTAGTTTATCCAATTTTGTTGCAATAACAATAGGAGCAAAACCATTGTAGACTATCCAATCATAGAGCATTTTATCATTGTTGTTGGGTTCATGCCTTATATCTACTAATAGTAGAATCTGTTTTAATTGTTGTCTTTCATAGAGATAACTCTCAATAAATTTACCCCAGCGTTCTCGTTCTTGTTTTGAAACTTTTGCGTAGCCGTATCCTGGTAAATCAACAAAATATAGCTTATCTTCAACATTGTAGAAATTTATTGTTTGTGTTTTTCCTGGTTGTGAAGAAGTTCTTGCATAGGACTTTCTGTTAATCAGGGCATTAATCAATGATGATTTACCTACATTGGATTTACCTGCAAAAGCTATTTCTAATAGATTAGTATCAGGAAATTGTGAAGCACTACCTGATACAACTTCTAGGTTTACGTTGTTTACGATCATATTATCTCCTGCCTCTTTAATTCGTATTTATTATGGCTTCTTCTATAACTTCATCCATGTTAGTAACATATATGATTTCAAGTCCATTAGTAATCTCTCTATCAACTTCAGATATGTTCTTGGTATTATCTTTTGGTATTAGTACTTTTTTAATACCTGCTCTTTTTGCAGCTAATAATTTTTCTTTTAATCCACCGATTGGAAGTACTCTTCCTCGTAATGTTATTTCTCCTGTCATAGCGACGTCATTTTTTACAGGTTTATTAGTTAGAGCTGAAATCATAGCAGTTGCCATAGTAATACCTGCTGATGGACCATCTTTTGGAACCGCACCCTCTGGAATATGAATATGGATATCAATATTTTTATGAAAATCTTCATCTATATCCAGCTCTTTTGTCTTAGAACGAATATAACTTATACCAGCCTTAGCAGATTCTTTCATTACATCTCCTAATTGACCTGTTAATTCAAATTTTCCTGTACCCTTCATAGTATTTACTTCTATAGAAAGAGTATCTCCTCCAACAGCTGTCCAAGCTAATCCTCTAACTACACCTACTTGAGATTTATCAGCTATTCTCTCAAAAGTATATAGTGGTATACCAAGATATTTTTGAATATTTTGTTCAGTTATCTTAATATACTCTTTATCATTAACTAATACTTCTTTTGCAACCTTCCTGCATATTTCTCCAATTCTTCTTTCTAAATTTCTAACTCCAGCTTCTCTAGTATAATCATCGATAAGTGTTTTTAATGCATTTTTGCTTATCTTGAGTTGACCTTCTTTCAATCCATGCTTATTCATTTGTTTTGCAATAAGATGGTTCGTTGCAATATGAAACTTCTCATTAGCAGTATAGCTGGAAACTTCTATTAGTTCTAATCTATCTAGAAGAGGCCTAGGTATAGTTTGAATTGAATTAGCTGTTGCAATAAATAATACATCAGATAGATCAACTGGTAGTTCAATATAATGATCTCTAAATTTATTATTTTGTTCAGAATCAAGTACTTCTAATAATGCAGAGGATGGATCTCCTCGGAAATCAGAACTCATTTTGTCGATTTCATCAAAAAGCATTAACGTGTTACTAGAACCTGCTTGCTTAAGTCCATTAACTATGCGTCCTGGCATAGCTCCAATATATGTTCTTCTATGTCCTCTTATTTCAGCTTCATCTCTTACTCCTCCTAAAGAAATTCTTACGTATTTTCTATTTAAGGCTTGTGCAATAGATTTAGCTATTGAAGTCTTACCTGTACCAGGTGGTCCTACTAAACATAATATGGGACTATCAGTTTTACTTGATAACTTCCTGACTGCTAGATGTTCTAATATTCTCTCTTTAACTTTTTTCAAACCATAATGGTCTTTTTCCAGAATTTCTTCTGCTCCCTTTATATCTTTGGACTCTTTAGTTTTTTTATTCCATGGAAGTTCCAAAAGACATTCGATGTAATTTCTGACTACTACACCTTCAGAAGAACCATTAGGTATTTTTTTCATTCTTCCTATTTCTTTTTCTATCTTTTCTTTTACAATTTTTGGTGCTTTTAGGCTTTTAAGTTGCTTAGTATATTTTTCTACTTCTTCACCTAATCCGTACTTATCTCCTAATTCGCTTTGTATTACTTTTAGCTGTTCTCTAAGGAAATATTCTTTTTGATTCTTATCGATCTTTTGTTTAACTTGAATTTGAATATCCTTTTTAATTCTACTAAGTTCAATTTCACTTTTTAAAATGGATATAGTTGTTTTTAATCTTTCTACAGGATTAATTTCCCCTAATATCTTTTGCTTATTCTCAAGAGAGATACTGATATTAGCAGCGATACTATCTGCCAATTTACCCACATCTTTAATTCCTAACATATTCTTAATAGTCTCAATAGAATACTGTGGATTAACATTAGAATACTCTTCTAAACTTTCAAAAGTTATTCTTAGTAATGCCTCTTTTTCTTCTTCATTTATTTCATAATTTGTTTTTTCAATGTTCTCAACTTCTGTCATTATGAACGGCTCTTCAAAAACAAATTTATTTATTTCTCCTCTTTCTAGACCTTCTACTAAAACTCTAATTATATTACCTGGAAGTTTTATTAACTGTTTTATCTTAGAGATTGTACCTATTTTGTATAAATTATCCGTTAACGGTTCATCTTCCTTTGCATCTTTTTGAGCTACAAGAAAAATCAACTGTTGATTCGTCATCGCTTCCTCTAATGCATTTACAGATTTCTTACGATTTACATCAAAATGTATAATCATATCAGGTAAAACGTTAATGCCTCTAAGGGCTAGTAAAGGAATTTTTATCATAGTTTTTTCCATGTTTATGTAACCTCGCTCCTTAAAAGAATTTTTATCATATGAAATTCAATGCGCTTTAATAAAAAGCCCCCTACTAGGCAGGGGGTATTTTATTTATAGGAAATTTTATTCCTAAGCTGTTTCATTTTCATTTTTACGTTTAGTTCTTTTTTTAGCCACAGGCTTTTTAAGTGATTGAATATTTTCATTAACCACTAATGTTGGATTTTCATTATTATCAATTACTTCTTTTGTAATTACGCATTTTTCTATTTTATCGTTCGAAGGTATTTCAAACATAACTTCTGTCATTATTTCTTCTATTATTGCTCTAAGCCCTCTCGCCCCTGTCTTACGATCAAGAGATTTCTTAGCTATTGATGTAAGAGCATCATCATTGAATTCTAATTCCACATTATCCATACTGAAGAGTGTTTGATATTGTTTTACTAAGGAATTCTTAGGTTTTACAAGTATATCAACTAGAGCATCTTCTGTTAAATTATCAAGAGTGACATTAACAGGTATACGTCCAACAAATTCTGGAATAAGTCCAAATTTTATAAGGTCCTGTGGTAAAAGTTCTTTTAATACATGACCTATTTGTTGGTTTTTAATACTATCAACTGTAGCACCAAATCCCATTGACTTTTCACCAACACGTTGTTGTATTATCTTTTCTAAACCGTCAAAAGCACCTGCACATATAAATAGAATATTAGTAGTATCTATTTGTATAAATTCTTGATGTGGATGTTTTCTTCCACCTTGTGGAGGAACAGAAGCAATAGTTCCTTCTAAAATCTTCAATAATGCTTGTTGAACACCTTCACCACTTACATCTCTTGTAATTGATGGATTATCCGATTTTCTAGCTATCTTATCTATTTCATCAATGTATATGATTCCTTGTTCAGCCTTTTCTATATCAAAATCTGCTGCTTGAATAAGTCGTAGTAATATATTTTCAACATCTTCACCGACATAACCTGCTTCAGTTAATGAAGTAGCATCCGCTATTGCAAAAGGTACACCTAACATTTTTGCCAATGTCTGTGCCATATATGTCTTACCTGAACCTGTTGGTCCAACCATGATAATATTACTCTTCTGAAGTTCTACATCATCGTTTTTAATATCACTTCTGATTCTTTTGTAATGATTATAAACAGCTACTGCCAATGTTTTCTTAGCATCTTCTTGACCAATAACATATTCATCTAGAAATGTTTTTATTTCTAGTGGTTTTGGTATATTTTCAAGATCTTGCGCTTCTTTGTAATCTTGGAATTCTTCTTCTATAATTTCTGCACATAGTTCAATACACTCGTCACAAATATAAACGTTAGGACCTGCTATAAGTTTCCTTACTTGGTCTTGAGCTTTGTGACAAAATGAACACCTAAGTTGTTTTTTGTCTTCATATTTATTAGCCACTGCTTCACCTACTTTCGGCTATCTTTTTTCAAATACTTTGTCAATAAGACCATATTCTTTAGCAGCTTCAGCTGTTAGGAAGTTATCTCTATCAGTGTCTTTTTCTATAACTTCTAATGGCTGACCAGTTCTTTCGCTTAGTATTTGATTAAGTTTTTCTCTTATTGCAATTATTCTATCTGCGTGTATTTTAATATCAACAGCTTGACCTTGAGTTCCTCCAAGTGGTTGATGTATCATTATTTCTGCATTAGGCAAAGCAAATCTTTTTCCTTTAGCTCCACCTGCAAGTAAGAATGCACCCATACTAGCAGCCATACCAATACATATTGTTGAAACATCAGGTTTAATGTATTGCATAGTGTCATATATAGCCATTCCTGCTGTAATTGACCCTCCTGGACTATTTATATATACATGAATGTCTTTTTCTGGGTCTTCAGCTTCTAGGAATAATAATTGAGCTACAACTAAGCTTGCAGTTGTGTCATTTACTTCCTCGCCTAAAAAAATAATTCTTTCTTTTAAAAGTCTGGAAAAAATATCGTAAGATCTTTCTCCTCTACTTGTTTGCTCTACGACATAAGGTACTAAACTCATAATTTTTACCTCCTCTACCTTTTATCTTACGCAAATAAAGTGCTTATTATTACACTTCTTTAGCTTGTTCTGTAATGAAATCAAGTGCTTTACGATTCTTGATATCATCTTTTATTGATTCTTTTTCTTCTTCGCCAACAGTCTCTTTTATCTTTTCAATTTCCATTTTATAAGCTTCTGCCATTTTCTTTAATTCTTCGTCTAATTCTTCATCTGTAGCTTGAATATTTTCTGCTTTAGCGATTGCTTCTAATACTAATCTAGATTTTATTCTCTTTTCTGCATCAGTTTTCATAGTATCTTTTAATGTCGCCATATTCTGTCCAGTAAAACCAAAGTATTGTTCTAGAGATAATCCTTGATATTGTAATCTTGTAGCAAAATCTTGAGTCATATTTTCTGCTTGTAAATCAATCATAGGATCTGCTATTTCCATACTAGCGTTCTCGATAACTTTTTGAAGAACATCTTCTTGTTTTTTAGATTTTGCTGCATTTTCTTTTTGCTCTAAAAGTTTTGCCTTAACATCTTGTTTATATTCATCAAGTGTGTCAAATTCAGATACGTCTTTAGCAAATTCATCATCTACTTCTGGTAATTCCTTGAATTTGATTTCTTTAATATTAACTTTAAACAATGCAGGTTTTCCTTGTAAATCTTCTTGTTGATAATCTTCTGGAAAATTCACATTAATTTCTATGT
The sequence above is a segment of the Vallitalea longa genome. Coding sequences within it:
- the tig gene encoding trigger factor, yielding MNVNVETLEKSMVKLTIEVDAERFEEGMKHAYSKNKNKITVPGFRKGRVPRQLIEKTYGAEIFYEDAVNYIIPDAYDKAIEENNLEVVSRPEVDVQQVEKGKAMIFTAEVAVKPEVTLGEYKGIEIEKNDIDVTEEDVDAEIEKIRDKNSRLIDVTDRAVENNDQVVIDFEGFIDNEPFEGGKSENYSLTIGSHSFIDTFEDQLIGKNIGEDIEINVNFPEDYQQEDLQGKPALFKVNIKEIKFKELPEVDDEFAKDVSEFDTLDEYKQDVKAKLLEQKENAAKSKKQEDVLQKVIENASMEIADPMIDLQAENMTQDFATRLQYQGLSLEQYFGFTGQNMATLKDTMKTDAEKRIKSRLVLEAIAKAENIQATDEELDEELKKMAEAYKMEIEKIKETVGEEEKESIKDDIKNRKALDFITEQAKEV